One window of Burkholderia thailandensis E264 genomic DNA carries:
- a CDS encoding phosphatase PAP2 family protein encodes MWPAISNLGDAALTLPLSVVCGAWLVRSSPERRYAVSWLALLAAGMLVVGLTKILYAGCGVQIRAIHFRVVSGHTMLASAVWPMALLLGLQWLRSDATLAAGLALAALIGTARVFDDAHTVSEVIAGWALGALVTLSFVRWRGAPAMSRRLRPYAFASLLAALAIAYGRHAPIQTAIEQYSPFLCSQFPW; translated from the coding sequence ATGTGGCCTGCGATCAGCAATCTCGGCGATGCCGCCTTGACGCTTCCTCTTTCCGTCGTCTGCGGCGCGTGGCTCGTCCGCTCGTCGCCCGAGCGGCGCTACGCCGTTTCTTGGCTCGCGTTGCTCGCGGCCGGCATGCTCGTCGTCGGATTGACGAAGATTCTCTACGCGGGTTGCGGCGTGCAGATTCGCGCGATCCACTTTCGCGTCGTCAGCGGGCACACGATGCTCGCGTCGGCGGTGTGGCCGATGGCGCTGCTGCTCGGCCTGCAATGGCTGCGCTCGGACGCGACGCTGGCGGCAGGCCTCGCGCTTGCCGCGCTGATCGGCACCGCGCGCGTGTTCGACGATGCGCATACGGTGTCCGAGGTCATCGCCGGCTGGGCGCTCGGCGCGCTCGTCACGCTGTCGTTCGTGCGCTGGAGGGGCGCGCCCGCGATGTCGCGACGCCTGCGGCCTTACGCGTTCGCGTCGCTGCTCGCGGCGCTGGCGATTGCCTATGGGCGGCACGCGCCGATTCAGACGGCGATCGAACAGTATTCGCCGTTCCTGTGCAGCCAGTTCCCGTGGTGA
- a CDS encoding sialidase family protein, translating into MTTRWMLACLFCACVVASSAAQVPPAAPPGHIVAHSAAATRVFLGSPSLAILPDGTYVASHDMFGPAALPDEVHVFASHDKGLTWEKLSVVTGQYWSSLFVVDGALYLMGTDRSMGTPVIRRSIDGGATWTTPSDALTGRFDVSGRYITAPVPVLVERGRVWRAFEVIEGGDLRSLVMSAPADGDLLDTRNWRATKPLPSDHAWLDNNFLTWEEGSVVATADREPAVVLRVNTKHGPEKVALVHMQADGLSLSFDPSHDFIDFPGGGKKFTIRFDARSGRYWSLANAVPNADGSANLERVRNTLALTSSPDLRHWSVERVLLQSADAQRHGFQYADWQFEGDDIVAVVRMAFDDGEGGAHSQHDSNYVTFLRVRDFRHAEANERDQAASD; encoded by the coding sequence ATGACAACCCGCTGGATGCTGGCCTGCCTGTTCTGCGCGTGCGTCGTTGCATCGTCGGCCGCGCAAGTGCCGCCCGCCGCGCCGCCCGGCCACATCGTCGCGCACAGCGCGGCCGCGACGCGCGTGTTCCTCGGTTCGCCGTCGCTCGCGATCCTGCCTGACGGCACCTACGTCGCGTCGCACGACATGTTCGGCCCGGCCGCGCTGCCCGACGAAGTGCACGTGTTCGCGTCGCACGACAAGGGGCTGACCTGGGAAAAGCTGAGCGTCGTGACCGGCCAATACTGGTCGTCGCTCTTCGTCGTCGACGGCGCGCTCTACCTGATGGGCACCGATCGCTCGATGGGCACTCCGGTGATCCGCCGCTCGATCGACGGCGGCGCGACGTGGACGACGCCGAGCGATGCGCTGACCGGACGCTTCGACGTGAGCGGCCGCTACATCACCGCGCCCGTGCCGGTGCTCGTCGAGCGCGGCCGCGTATGGCGCGCGTTCGAAGTGATCGAAGGCGGCGACCTGCGCTCGCTCGTGATGTCCGCGCCCGCCGACGGCGATCTGCTCGACACGCGCAACTGGCGCGCGACGAAGCCGCTGCCGTCCGACCATGCGTGGCTCGACAACAACTTCCTGACGTGGGAAGAAGGCAGCGTCGTCGCGACGGCCGATCGCGAGCCGGCCGTCGTGCTGCGCGTGAACACGAAGCACGGTCCGGAGAAGGTCGCGCTCGTTCACATGCAGGCGGACGGCTTATCGCTGTCGTTCGATCCGTCGCACGATTTCATCGATTTTCCCGGCGGCGGCAAGAAGTTCACGATCCGGTTCGATGCGCGCTCGGGCCGCTACTGGTCGCTCGCGAACGCGGTGCCGAACGCCGACGGCAGCGCGAATCTCGAGCGCGTGAGAAACACGCTCGCGCTGACGTCGTCGCCCGACCTGCGCCACTGGAGCGTCGAGCGCGTGCTGCTGCAAAGCGCCGATGCGCAACGGCACGGCTTCCAGTACGCGGATTGGCAATTCGAAGGCGACGACATCGTCGCGGTCGTGCGCATGGCGTTCGACGACGGCGAAGGCGGTGCGCACAGCCAGCATGATTCGAACTACGTGACGTTCTTGCGGGTGCGCGATTTCAGGCACGCGGAGGCGAACGAGCGCGACCAGGCCGCTTCGGATTGA
- a CDS encoding membrane protein, translating into MRRASVPTLLFAASACFFSLNAFSVRATFAAYALLALLALLRAPTLFARQQRLPAIAAYWTLCVSIAFIVSAFGDFYANFFVKFVLIETYVALAFWMFASGVLSMRSLERTCETLIYVHAAFFVAQLGCYLALGHFIDFDSYIRESDSEALYATKALSDSLISIRALGLYSEPSFYAMTVVPAGTVLLLAKRRMTAATIVAFATALLSFSIAAILICALLGGVHFLTGRTSMRIKLVIAAVALAIAPAMYGVYDKRVNQSADYDAVGSRTLVLRELSERDALADVFGSGLFWDERNNVGKTHLRGYQVRDSSFYVYLLFATGIAGVAAFFGTLFMLFGKRGRRCLLLYLLPLLLFKFHALYGMLWLTLLMFVVVAGHAERLPERRERPGTGTGWLSATGASGP; encoded by the coding sequence ATGCGACGCGCGAGCGTTCCCACCCTGCTCTTCGCCGCCAGCGCCTGCTTCTTCTCGCTGAACGCGTTCAGCGTGCGCGCGACCTTCGCCGCTTACGCATTGCTCGCGCTTCTCGCGCTGTTGCGCGCGCCGACGCTGTTCGCGCGCCAGCAACGTCTGCCCGCAATCGCCGCTTACTGGACGCTTTGCGTGAGCATCGCATTCATCGTGTCGGCGTTCGGCGATTTCTACGCGAACTTCTTCGTCAAGTTCGTGCTGATCGAAACCTACGTCGCACTCGCGTTCTGGATGTTCGCAAGCGGCGTGCTGTCGATGCGCTCGCTCGAACGGACGTGCGAGACACTGATCTACGTGCACGCGGCGTTCTTCGTCGCGCAACTCGGCTGCTACCTCGCCTTAGGCCATTTCATCGATTTCGACAGCTACATCCGCGAGAGCGATTCGGAAGCGCTCTACGCGACGAAGGCGCTGAGCGACAGTCTCATCTCGATCCGCGCGCTCGGCCTCTATTCGGAGCCGTCGTTCTACGCGATGACGGTCGTGCCCGCGGGCACCGTCCTGTTGCTCGCGAAGCGGCGCATGACGGCCGCGACGATCGTCGCGTTCGCGACCGCGCTGCTGTCGTTCTCGATCGCGGCGATCCTCATCTGCGCGCTGCTCGGCGGCGTGCACTTCCTCACAGGACGCACATCGATGCGGATCAAGCTCGTGATCGCCGCGGTCGCGCTCGCGATCGCGCCCGCGATGTACGGCGTGTACGACAAGCGCGTCAATCAATCCGCCGACTACGACGCCGTCGGCAGCCGCACGCTCGTGCTGCGCGAGCTGAGCGAGCGTGACGCGCTCGCCGACGTGTTCGGCAGCGGCCTCTTCTGGGACGAACGGAACAACGTCGGCAAGACGCACTTGCGCGGCTACCAGGTGCGCGACAGCTCGTTCTACGTGTATCTGCTGTTCGCAACCGGCATCGCCGGTGTCGCTGCGTTCTTCGGCACGTTGTTCATGCTGTTCGGCAAGCGTGGCCGCCGGTGCCTGCTGCTGTATCTGCTGCCGCTCCTCCTCTTCAAGTTTCACGCGCTATACGGCATGCTGTGGCTCACGCTGCTGATGTTCGTCGTCGTCGCCGGGCATGCCGAGCGCTTGCCCGAGCGCCGCGAACGGCCTGGTACCGGTACCGGCTGGCTGAGCGCGACCGGAGCATCGGGCCCCTAG
- a CDS encoding aminotransferase class I/II-fold pyridoxal phosphate-dependent enzyme: MGLGDHLRQQLAAKALKRQLDRVSDDGAARRAPLSATLQATGDPRSWFEAMPQYQQVKIIREMGEKLRVESPFFRVHEGVAGATTHIGGREYLNYANYNYLGLAGDPVVSARAKEAIDRYGTSASASRMVAGERPVQRELERGLASFYETDDCVAFVSGHATNVTVIGALFGPGDLVVHDALAHNSIVQGAQLSGAKRLSFAHNDWRALDALLARARREYRHVLVAIEGLYSMDGDMPDLARFVEIKQRYGAFLMVDEAHSLGVLGKHGKGIREHCGVPSADVDLWMGTLSKVLAGCGGFIAGCQPLIDILRHLAPGFLYSVGLSPVLAAASLAALERMQAEPQRIATLRERGLQFLTQAREAGLNTGTSEGYAVVPVITGSSLKAAQWANALFDEGINVQPIFYPAVEEKAARLRFFICSTHEPEQIERTIAALVRLAR; encoded by the coding sequence ATGGGACTGGGTGATCACCTGCGCCAGCAACTCGCGGCGAAAGCACTGAAGCGGCAACTGGACCGCGTGTCCGACGACGGCGCCGCGCGTCGCGCGCCGCTTTCCGCCACTCTCCAGGCGACGGGCGATCCGCGCAGCTGGTTCGAGGCGATGCCGCAATACCAGCAGGTCAAGATCATCCGTGAGATGGGCGAGAAGCTGCGCGTCGAATCGCCGTTCTTTCGCGTGCACGAGGGCGTCGCCGGCGCGACGACGCACATCGGCGGGCGCGAATACCTGAACTACGCGAACTACAACTACCTGGGCCTCGCGGGCGACCCTGTCGTGTCGGCGCGCGCGAAGGAGGCGATCGATCGCTACGGCACGTCGGCGTCGGCGAGCCGGATGGTCGCGGGCGAGCGGCCCGTGCAGCGCGAGCTCGAGCGCGGCCTCGCGTCGTTCTACGAGACCGACGACTGCGTCGCGTTCGTGAGCGGCCACGCGACGAACGTGACCGTGATCGGCGCGCTGTTCGGCCCGGGCGACCTCGTCGTGCACGACGCGCTCGCGCACAACAGCATCGTGCAGGGCGCGCAGTTGAGCGGTGCGAAGCGGCTGAGCTTCGCGCACAACGACTGGCGCGCGCTCGACGCGCTGCTCGCGCGCGCGCGGCGCGAATACCGGCACGTGCTCGTCGCGATCGAGGGGCTCTACAGCATGGACGGCGATATGCCGGACCTCGCACGCTTCGTCGAGATCAAGCAGCGCTACGGTGCGTTCCTGATGGTCGACGAAGCGCATTCGCTCGGCGTGCTGGGCAAGCATGGCAAAGGCATCCGCGAGCACTGCGGCGTGCCGTCCGCCGACGTCGATCTGTGGATGGGAACGCTGAGCAAGGTGCTCGCCGGGTGCGGCGGCTTCATCGCCGGCTGCCAGCCGCTCATCGACATCCTGCGCCATCTCGCGCCGGGCTTCCTGTACAGCGTCGGGCTGTCGCCCGTGCTCGCGGCCGCGTCGCTCGCCGCGCTCGAGCGCATGCAGGCCGAGCCGCAGCGGATCGCGACGCTGCGCGAGCGCGGGCTGCAGTTCCTCACGCAGGCGCGCGAGGCCGGCCTCAACACGGGCACGAGCGAAGGTTACGCGGTCGTGCCCGTCATCACCGGCAGCTCGCTGAAGGCCGCGCAATGGGCGAACGCGCTCTTCGACGAAGGCATCAACGTGCAGCCGATCTTCTATCCGGCCGTCGAGGAGAAGGCCGCGCGGCTGCGCTTTTTCATCTGCTCGACGCACGAACCCGAGCAGATCGAGCGCACGATCGCGGCGCTCGTGCGGCTCGCGCGCTGA
- a CDS encoding GNAT family N-acetyltransferase translates to MAIPPVASALRASSEAAPRPSPWRFRAAAASDAHACAPLVFESGVREFGYFLGEPPARCVAFLAFAFASKHGRFSWRRHRVAVGEDGGVSAVLAAHDGRATAFDDLHVAWMLLRFFGVARTVRMLLRGLVLESELPAPKRSQTLIAHCATDARVRGCGAFSALFDDAMRGGVLRAEPGREVVLDVLTSNVRARSLYERLGFVETPRSRPRSARLPPELASVRMRFGGAPR, encoded by the coding sequence ATGGCGATTCCGCCCGTCGCCAGCGCGCTCCGCGCTTCGAGCGAAGCGGCGCCGCGCCCGTCGCCGTGGCGTTTTCGCGCGGCCGCCGCGAGCGACGCGCACGCGTGTGCGCCGCTCGTGTTCGAATCCGGCGTGCGCGAATTCGGCTATTTCCTCGGCGAGCCGCCCGCGCGATGCGTCGCGTTTCTTGCGTTCGCGTTCGCGTCGAAGCACGGGCGCTTTTCGTGGCGGCGACATCGCGTCGCGGTTGGCGAGGACGGTGGGGTGAGCGCGGTGCTCGCCGCGCACGACGGGCGCGCGACGGCTTTCGACGATCTGCACGTCGCGTGGATGCTGCTGCGCTTCTTCGGCGTCGCGCGCACGGTCCGGATGCTGTTGCGCGGGCTCGTGCTCGAAAGCGAGCTGCCTGCGCCGAAACGCTCGCAAACGCTGATCGCGCATTGCGCGACCGATGCGCGCGTGCGCGGCTGCGGCGCGTTCAGCGCGCTGTTCGACGATGCGATGCGCGGCGGTGTGCTGCGCGCGGAGCCGGGCAGGGAGGTCGTGCTCGACGTGCTGACGAGCAACGTGCGCGCCCGCTCGCTCTACGAGCGTCTCGGCTTCGTCGAGACGCCGCGCTCGCGGCCGCGGTCCGCGCGTCTGCCGCCCGAGCTCGCGTCGGTGAGGATGCGCTTCGGCGGCGCGCCGCGGTGA
- a CDS encoding UDP-3-O-acyl N-acetylglycosamine deacetylase, producing the protein MSAPAGWQAREGTLARELALSGHGLHTGRRVRVRIAPADGGAHARGIVFRRVWDGRVLATLAAGPALRRAQPLCTMLRNEDGVGVRTVEHLLASLLACEIDHAIVELDAEEVPILDGSALPWVDALRACGRVALPAPKRFIRVLKPVVVTDGDGAARREMRVEPAARYELSVRNDLKGFGDMHWGGVLTPDVFAAEIAPSRSYGRIKWAIPAIVAGYLRGVPILRGARPSCTASIVGSRVVGGLRQPDEFVRHRVLDLVGDLALAGAPLLGRVSAFRPSHEMNFRLIEALLSTAGAWEWAEFVA; encoded by the coding sequence ATGAGCGCGCCGGCCGGCTGGCAGGCGCGCGAAGGCACCCTCGCGCGCGAGCTCGCGCTGTCGGGCCACGGGCTGCACACCGGGCGGCGCGTGCGCGTGCGGATCGCGCCCGCCGACGGCGGCGCGCATGCGCGCGGCATCGTGTTCAGGCGCGTGTGGGACGGGCGCGTGCTCGCGACGCTCGCGGCCGGCCCGGCGCTGCGCCGCGCGCAGCCGCTTTGCACGATGCTGCGCAATGAGGATGGTGTCGGCGTGCGCACGGTCGAGCATCTGCTCGCGTCGCTGCTCGCGTGCGAGATCGATCACGCCATTGTCGAGCTCGATGCGGAAGAAGTGCCGATTTTGGACGGCAGCGCGCTGCCGTGGGTCGACGCGCTGCGCGCGTGCGGCCGCGTGGCGCTGCCGGCGCCGAAGCGCTTCATTCGCGTGCTGAAGCCCGTCGTCGTGACGGACGGCGACGGCGCCGCGCGCCGCGAGATGCGCGTCGAGCCCGCCGCGCGCTACGAGCTCAGCGTGCGCAATGATCTGAAAGGCTTTGGCGACATGCACTGGGGCGGCGTGCTCACGCCCGACGTGTTCGCCGCCGAGATCGCGCCGTCGCGCTCATACGGGCGAATCAAATGGGCGATTCCCGCGATCGTCGCCGGCTACTTGCGCGGCGTGCCGATCCTGCGCGGCGCGCGGCCGTCGTGCACCGCGTCGATCGTCGGCTCGCGTGTCGTCGGCGGCTTGCGGCAGCCGGACGAGTTCGTTCGCCACCGCGTGCTCGACCTGGTCGGCGATCTCGCGCTCGCCGGCGCGCCGCTGCTCGGCCGCGTATCGGCGTTCCGGCCGAGCCATGAGATGAACTTCCGGCTGATCGAGGCGCTGCTGTCTACCGCTGGCGCCTGGGAATGGGCCGAGTTCGTCGCGTAA
- a CDS encoding sugar transferase has protein sequence MPAIFPRVVDIAVIVFGAFLPILIEASGGPHAEIFDGTLVAFAAALSLSVFPACGIYEASRRRSPVHLISRTALAWLVVQGGTVVLLYVLHRAQILSSAWFVYWTVTTGIGLLIFRAVTLAIFGLVERASRQVKAATLDQVGHVAQRMRTSGIGKRIVKRVFDIAAASCLIALLAPALAVIAFLVKRDGGPAVFGHVRIGRDGRPFKCLKFRSMVMNADAVLKSLLERDPQARAEWEREFKLKNDVRITPIGRFLRRSSLDELPQLMNVVRGEMSLVGPRPIVEAELARYGDDVRYYLAAKPGMTGLWQVSGRNDTSYATRVSLDVSYVKEWSLRRDLTILLKTVNVVLRGSGAY, from the coding sequence ATGCCAGCGATATTTCCCAGAGTCGTCGACATTGCGGTGATCGTGTTCGGCGCGTTTCTTCCGATTCTGATCGAGGCGTCGGGCGGCCCGCATGCCGAGATCTTCGACGGCACGCTGGTGGCGTTCGCCGCCGCGCTTTCGTTGTCGGTCTTTCCCGCGTGCGGGATCTACGAGGCGTCCCGGCGGCGCTCGCCCGTGCATCTGATCAGCCGAACGGCGCTCGCGTGGCTCGTCGTGCAGGGCGGCACCGTCGTGCTGCTGTACGTGCTGCATCGCGCGCAGATCCTGTCGAGCGCCTGGTTCGTCTACTGGACCGTGACGACGGGCATCGGGCTCCTGATCTTTCGCGCGGTGACGCTCGCGATCTTCGGCCTTGTCGAACGCGCGAGCCGGCAGGTGAAGGCCGCGACGCTCGATCAGGTGGGGCACGTCGCGCAGCGCATGCGCACGTCGGGCATCGGAAAGCGCATCGTCAAGCGCGTGTTCGACATCGCCGCCGCATCGTGCCTGATCGCGCTGTTGGCGCCCGCGCTTGCCGTCATCGCTTTCCTCGTCAAGCGCGACGGCGGGCCGGCCGTGTTCGGACACGTGCGCATCGGGCGCGACGGCCGTCCGTTCAAGTGCCTGAAGTTCCGTTCGATGGTGATGAACGCCGATGCGGTGCTGAAGTCGCTGCTCGAGCGCGATCCGCAAGCGCGCGCGGAATGGGAGCGCGAATTCAAGTTGAAGAACGACGTGCGGATCACGCCGATCGGCCGCTTCCTGCGTCGAAGCAGTCTCGACGAGCTGCCGCAGTTGATGAACGTCGTGAGGGGCGAGATGAGCCTCGTCGGGCCGCGGCCGATCGTCGAGGCGGAACTCGCGCGCTACGGCGACGACGTTCGCTATTACCTCGCCGCCAAGCCCGGCATGACCGGCCTCTGGCAAGTGAGCGGCCGCAACGATACCAGTTACGCGACACGCGTTTCGCTCGATGTGTCGTACGTGAAGGAATGGTCGCT
- a CDS encoding helix-turn-helix domain-containing protein — protein MQAGRMAEIFNLANRFRHTGEDSGGGYEMLLLSAAGGAVYSSSGIPVWTQPLHEHAIESVHAIFAIGEPGACDRDDATVSEWLRSARAHVRASGGKRRLMGLAALDGGDAAADDLSIDAMLSGAASTEKARPTAAERAAFSAALAIIRHDCGDSAAHEVAERLCPALSARPAESRFTAREARASKLIRASVQQLRDNSANRISIADTAHAAAMSERNFLRRFKQEIGVTPSEFVQKVRLEHACHMLVHTDLPVDKIARRTGLGSGDRLAKLFRQHLSMSPTEYRAVERSRSADADLACGELVARLSGSVS, from the coding sequence ATGCAGGCCGGACGCATGGCGGAGATCTTCAATCTTGCCAACCGCTTTCGGCACACCGGCGAGGATTCCGGCGGCGGCTACGAGATGCTTCTGTTGTCGGCGGCGGGCGGTGCCGTGTATTCGTCGTCCGGCATTCCCGTCTGGACCCAGCCGCTGCACGAGCACGCGATCGAGAGCGTGCATGCGATCTTTGCGATCGGCGAGCCGGGCGCGTGCGATCGTGACGACGCGACGGTATCCGAGTGGTTGCGCAGCGCGCGCGCTCACGTCCGAGCATCGGGCGGCAAGCGGCGCCTGATGGGGCTCGCGGCGCTCGACGGCGGCGATGCGGCGGCGGACGACCTGTCGATCGACGCGATGCTCTCGGGCGCCGCCTCCACCGAGAAAGCCCGCCCGACGGCGGCGGAGCGGGCGGCGTTCTCGGCCGCGCTCGCGATTATCCGGCACGATTGCGGCGATAGCGCCGCACACGAGGTTGCCGAACGCTTGTGCCCGGCGCTGAGCGCGCGGCCGGCCGAATCGAGATTCACCGCGCGCGAGGCGCGCGCGAGCAAGCTGATTCGCGCCTCGGTCCAGCAACTGCGCGACAACAGCGCCAACCGCATTTCGATCGCCGATACCGCGCATGCGGCGGCGATGAGCGAGCGCAATTTCCTGCGCCGCTTCAAGCAGGAAATCGGCGTGACGCCGTCCGAATTCGTCCAGAAGGTGCGGCTCGAGCACGCGTGCCACATGCTCGTGCATACCGATCTTCCGGTCGACAAGATTGCGCGGCGCACAGGTCTCGGCAGCGGCGACCGTCTCGCGAAGCTGTTTCGCCAGCATTTGTCGATGTCGCCGACCGAGTATCGCGCGGTCGAGCGCAGCCGAAGCGCGGACGCGGATCTCGCGTGCGGCGAATTGGTTGCGCGGCTGAGCGGATCGGTTTCATAA